CTACCACAGGCTTGACATATTTATTGTTTTGGGCCGTGTGGGCATAGGAACACAGACAGTCAAGACGGGCAAGCTCTGCCGCATTTTGTTGTATGGCTGATACATATCCCGCTATTTCCATGACAAGCTCATTGAATATACGGGCTTCTATTTCGTTGATTTTTTCCTCAGCAGTCAGTATTTTTTCTTCAAAGACCTTCAGCTCTTCGGTGATGTAGCGCTCTGCACTGACGAGTGTCTGTTTTCGCATCCATTCCTGAGGAACCTTGTCTTTATGAGCATTTGTAACCTCCAGATAATATCCGAAAACATTATTGAACCCAATCTTGAGGGACGTAATACCGGTTTCGCGAATGGCATTTTCACGCAGTTTTACCAGATAGTCTTTTGAGGAAGATTTCAGGCTTCGTAATTCGTCCAGTTCTGCATCTGTCCCCTGCCTGATGAGTTCTGATTTTCCCGGTGTTACAGGCGGATCATCAACCAGCGTTTTGTTTATTTTATCCTGCAGGGCAGGGCAGGGATTCAGTTTGTCTGATATCAATGCAAGTTGTTCTTTCTGAGACTGTTTCAGTAAATTCCTGACTTCTTCAATACACTGAAGTGCCTTTTCAATATATTTGACTTCACGCGGATTGATTTTTCGCAAGGCTGCACGGGAAATCAGGCGTTCGAGGTCACCTGTCCTGCTTAAAACAGAGGTAATCTTTTCAGTGGTTTCGTAGTCTTTTAGTAAAATCTCGACAATATCAAGCCTCTCATTGATTTTCTGGATATCTTTCAGTGGAAGTGATATCCACTTTTTCAACAAACGGCTTCCCATGGGAGTGGAAGTGTTGTCGATGATGTCAATCAGTGCTTTTCCTTCCGGATGCAACGGATGAAGCAGTTCAAGATTGCGGATGGTAAATTTGTCTAACCAGATATATTTGTCTTTTTCAATCCTGCTGATTTTAGTGATGTGGTTCAGGTAATCATATTTGTTTTCTGCCAGATAATGTATGATAACACCCGCAGCACTGATGCCGGTCCGGTAACTTTCAATGCCAAAACCCTTAAAACTTTTGACATTAAAGTGATTTAACAGTTTTTCAGAGGCAAAATCATAGCTGAAAAGCCAGTCTTCAAGTAAAAAGGTATATCGCTTGGAAGGGAAATATTCCTGATATTGTTTTTGTTTTGCCTTGGAGTAGATAATTTCGGAAGGGTTGAATGTATTTAAAAGATTTTCAATGTAATCGACATCTCCTTCAGCGACAAGGAATTCTCCTGTCGAGACGTCCAGAAATGCGATGCCAATGTTATTATCCCCAAAATGCAGGGCTGATAAATAGTTGTTTTCTTTATGATTTATTATTTTTTCACTGACAGTTGTGCCGGGGGTTACCAGTTCTGTTATACCACGTTTGACAATTTTTTTTGCCAGTTTAGGGTCTTCGAGTTGTTCGCACACGGCAACCCGATGCCCCGATTTAACCAGTTTTGGTAAATAGGTGTCGAGACTGTGAAAAGGAAATCCGGCCAGTTCAATATTTGACGAGCCATTAGATCGTTTTGTCAAAACAATGCCTAATATTCTGGATGTTTTGATGGCATCTTCCCCGAAGGTTTCATAAAAATCTCCTACTCTGAAAAGCAACAGTGCATCCGGATATTTCGCTTTTATGCTGAAATATTGTTTCATCAATGGCGTTTCTTCTACTGGTTTTCGGTTCATGCACTTTTGCTTTTTTTGATTTTACAGCATTCAACGGCTTTTTTACTGTTGACAAAGTTAACCCTGAGAATTATTTTACCTTTCATCTTTGTCCATTTATCTTTACCGATTATTTGAAAGTCTCTTTTTATGCGAAAATTGACAATGGAGGAGTTGAACAGGCTCAGGCCTGAAGAGTTTGCTAAAACTGAAAAAATTCCAGTTGTTGTCGTCCTCGATAATGTCAGAAGCATGTATAATGTCGGGGCAGTATTTCGTACCTGTGATGCTTTTCGTGTGAAAAAACTTGTGTTGTGTGGCATTACAGCCTGCCCGCCTCATCGTGAAATTCATAAAACTGCTCTTGGTGCTGAAAATACTGTCAGCTGGGAATATTTTTCTGAAACCCGTCTGGCACTCATGCAAATCCGGCAGGAAGTCGATCTGATAGTTGGAGTCGAACAGACAGATAATGCTATCGTAATCAGCGGATTTGATGTCGATATTCAGTCTTCATACGCCATCATTTTTGGAAATGAAGCAAGTGGATTGTCTGATGATATCCTCGGTATGTTGGATATATGCCTTGAAATTCCTCAGTTCGGGACCAAGCATTCACTCAATATAAGTGTGGCGGCCGGGATTGTACTATATCATTTCGGGATGAGATTTATAGAGGCTTAGCCGCCTGAATATTTTCTTTCTTGAAAATCAGGTAATTATGACGGGGAAAAACTGTTGTGATGAAATATCTTACTTTGGAAGACTGTTCTTGAAAGCCTGATAACTGGTTTCGTAAAGTTGTCCTGTTTTGCCACCCAGTTCAGTCCATTTGGCATTAATATTTTCAATCCTCTTTTCATCACTTGGGTGAGTGCTTAAAAACGGAATGGATAAGCCCCCACTTTGAGCCGTCTGAAGTTTTTCAAAAAAGCCGGCCACACCACGTGCATCATAGGTGGTTGAATATAAATATTTTACTGATTCAGCATCTGCGTCATTTTCATGGCTTCGACTGAAGGCAAGCATGACCAGCTGGGCAGTGATCTGTGCGAGTAAACCCGGATCATCTCCCAGTACAACACTCAGCAAAACAGAAACTCCGTAAGCCTGAGTGAGTTGCTGGGTGCTGTGCCTGCGGGCGGCATGAGCCATTTCATGTCCTAAAACTCCTGCAAACTGTGATTCATTGTCTAAGAACTGAATAATCCCTTTGTACACATAAATATACCCTCCCGGTGTACAAAATGCGTTTAAAACAGTATCATCCAGAATCTTACATTCCCAGACAAAATCAGTGGCATGTGGCACCTGACCGGATGCCAGAATACTATCCCTGATTCTTCTAAGATGCTGATAAGCAGAAGGATACTTGCTCTCATCAAGGATTTTGTAATTGGTATCATTCGCAATTTCTTCACTAATCTGAAGCCCAAGTGCTTTGTCGTCTTCAATGGTAAAGATGTTAACTGGTTTATCTTTACATGAACTCATCAATAAAACTGCTCCTATCAGAATCGGAATAATAGCTGCGAAATGTTTCATTTTATTAAATTTTTGGTCATATTGTCAATTATAATGCCATTCATCCGGTTATTTCAGGATGTATAAATCCCTTAGGTTTCTGCCGGCTTCATCGTAATCGAGACCATAACCAACAAGAAACTTATTGGGAACTTCAAACCCAACGTAATCAGGTTCAATGTCTTCAACGAGTGCTTCTTTCTTCAGCAGAAGGGTTGCAACCTTAATGCTTTTCGCCTGGTGATTTTCGAGCAGTCCAAGCATCTGAACCATTGTTCTGCCGGAATCAACAATGTCCTCTATAATGACGACATGTCGATCTTTGATATTTTGCATGAGGCCAAGCAGTATTTTCACTTTTCCGGTGGAACCTAAACCTTTGTAGGAGGCAAGCCTGACAAAGGTAATTTCACATGCTGAATTGAAGTTTTTCAGCAAATCGGCAGCAAAAAAGAAACTTCCGTTTAAAATGCTGATGAAGACAGGATTTTTATCCTGATACTCTTTATTTAACTGGCTGGCAAGGGAAGTTATTCTCTCCTGAATTTTACTTTCCGGGAGATATAACCCAAAAAGCTTATCTTTTATCTGAATGGTCTGACTCATTGAAGTTAATGATTATATTTACTGCAAAAATAACCTAAACATTTTAACTGGCAATTATAATGAAAGAAGCTTAAGAAAAACCAAACA
The Sphingobacteriales bacterium genome window above contains:
- the mutS gene encoding DNA mismatch repair protein MutS, producing the protein MKQYFSIKAKYPDALLLFRVGDFYETFGEDAIKTSRILGIVLTKRSNGSSNIELAGFPFHSLDTYLPKLVKSGHRVAVCEQLEDPKLAKKIVKRGITELVTPGTTVSEKIINHKENNYLSALHFGDNNIGIAFLDVSTGEFLVAEGDVDYIENLLNTFNPSEIIYSKAKQKQYQEYFPSKRYTFLLEDWLFSYDFASEKLLNHFNVKSFKGFGIESYRTGISAAGVIIHYLAENKYDYLNHITKISRIEKDKYIWLDKFTIRNLELLHPLHPEGKALIDIIDNTSTPMGSRLLKKWISLPLKDIQKINERLDIVEILLKDYETTEKITSVLSRTGDLERLISRAALRKINPREVKYIEKALQCIEEVRNLLKQSQKEQLALISDKLNPCPALQDKINKTLVDDPPVTPGKSELIRQGTDAELDELRSLKSSSKDYLVKLRENAIRETGITSLKIGFNNVFGYYLEVTNAHKDKVPQEWMRKQTLVSAERYITEELKVFEEKILTAEEKINEIEARIFNELVMEIAGYVSAIQQNAAELARLDCLCSYAHTAQNNKYVKPVVDAGLSIDIRDGRHPVIEKCLPVEEQYIPNDLYLNNKNQQIIILTGPNMSGKSAILRQTALIVLMAQCGSYVPASSAKIGYIDKLFTRVGASDNISLGESTFMVEMMETASILNNISERSLILLDEIGRGTSTYDGISIAWAITEFLHQNPYAPKTVFATHYHELNEISATLPRVRNFNVSVKEYKNKIIFLRKLQPGGSEHSFGIHVAQMAGVPPVIVKRASVILEELEKQRVNMKNEQAVSGTPVSIQLKLFDVSDPVHERIKNELNKIDINAITPIEGLMKLNYLKNLLKKEN
- a CDS encoding RNA methyltransferase, with the protein product MRKLTMEELNRLRPEEFAKTEKIPVVVVLDNVRSMYNVGAVFRTCDAFRVKKLVLCGITACPPHREIHKTALGAENTVSWEYFSETRLALMQIRQEVDLIVGVEQTDNAIVISGFDVDIQSSYAIIFGNEASGLSDDILGMLDICLEIPQFGTKHSLNISVAAGIVLYHFGMRFIEA
- a CDS encoding M48 family metalloprotease, giving the protein MKHFAAIIPILIGAVLLMSSCKDKPVNIFTIEDDKALGLQISEEIANDTNYKILDESKYPSAYQHLRRIRDSILASGQVPHATDFVWECKILDDTVLNAFCTPGGYIYVYKGIIQFLDNESQFAGVLGHEMAHAARRHSTQQLTQAYGVSVLLSVVLGDDPGLLAQITAQLVMLAFSRSHENDADAESVKYLYSTTYDARGVAGFFEKLQTAQSGGLSIPFLSTHPSDEKRIENINAKWTELGGKTGQLYETSYQAFKNSLPK
- the hpt gene encoding hypoxanthine phosphoribosyltransferase, which produces MSQTIQIKDKLFGLYLPESKIQERITSLASQLNKEYQDKNPVFISILNGSFFFAADLLKNFNSACEITFVRLASYKGLGSTGKVKILLGLMQNIKDRHVVIIEDIVDSGRTMVQMLGLLENHQAKSIKVATLLLKKEALVEDIEPDYVGFEVPNKFLVGYGLDYDEAGRNLRDLYILK